One region of Brachyhypopomus gauderio isolate BG-103 chromosome 9, BGAUD_0.2, whole genome shotgun sequence genomic DNA includes:
- the nrl gene encoding neural retina-specific leucine zipper protein, which yields MSSPPLPLPSLPPSPLAMEYLNDFDLLKFEAKPDTPPLPAPSSYTKAGVPQQQDTSRSPCAARPPQDSSVTSSPYTSPPPSPTLSDAHPPSSSSSSSSSLSFPLSNSATYMSGLSSASQGNLNCSPAPGGPTPCANPASLEDLIWLAALQQQFGGEAGSPASLLGALGGAPERGDRGAVGGLLGCDDAVEVLLNSAAAAVSSQFPALSQSSGGSNLGDSSSESGGEVGGVNASELCPRPLLFMSSAPPLHGSAPSFPEPSSPQGQHHHLKHQHPHPVHHPMHGHHSHHHHHQIQVSQCGMLERFSDEQLVSLSVRELNRHLRGVSKDEVARLKQKRRTLKNRGYAQSCRYKRLQHRHALETEKHVLAQQLEQLQCELTRVLRERDVYKARYEKLISSAEAPPTRANNPPSPSPDYFL from the exons atgtcctcccctcccctcccactcccctctctgccccccagCCCCCTGGCCATGGAATACCTCAATGACTTCGACCTGCTCAAGTTCGAGGCGAAGCCCGACACCCCGCCCCTTCCCGCACCGTCCTCCTACACCAAAGCAGGAGTCCCGCAGCAGCAGGACACGTCCCGCTCTCCGTGCGCGGCACGTCCCCCTCAGGACAGCAGCGTCACCTCCAGCCCTTACACCTCCCCGCCTCCATCCCCCACCCTAAGCGACGCCCACCCGccttcgtcctcctcctcctcctcttcctcgctctCCTTCCCGCTCTCCAACTCTGCCACCTACATGTCTGGACTGAGCTCCGCCTCTCAGGGCAACCTGAACTGTAGCCCCGCCCCCGGAGGCCCAACCCCGTGTGCAAACCCCGCCTCCCTGGAAGACCTGATCTGGTTGGCAGCATTGCAGCAGCAGTTTGGGGGCGAGGCAGGGAGCCCCGCCTCTCTCCTAGGTGCCCTGGGGGGGGCGCCGGAGAGGGGAGACAGGGGGGCCGTCGGGGGGCTTCTGGGATGCGACGATGCCGTGGAGGTCCTGCTCAACTCGGCTGCTGCCGCCGTGAGCTCGCAG TTCCCCGCCCTCTCTCAAAGTTCTGGTGGCAGTAATCTGGGAGACTCcagcagtgagagcggaggtgAAGTGGGCGGGGTTAATGCCTCTGAGCTGtgtccccgccccctcctcttcATGTCCTCCGCCCCTCCTCTGCACGGCTCCGCCCCCTCATTCCCCGAGCCCTCCAGCCCCCAGGGCCAACACCATCACCTGAAGCAtcaacacccccaccctgtCCATCACCCTATGCATGGCCATCACagtcaccatcatcatcatcagatcCAAGTTAGTCAG TGCGGGATGCTCGAGCGCTTTTCTGACGAGCAGCTCGTGAGTCTGTCCGTGCGCGAGCTGAACCGGCACCTGCGCGGCGTGAGCAAGGACGAGGTGGCGCGCTTGAAGCAGAAGCGACGGACGCTGAAGAACCGCGGATACGCGCAGTCCTGCCGCTACAAGCGCCTGCAGCACCGGCACGCGCTCGAGACCGAGAAACACGTGCTCGCGCAGCAG ctggaGCAGCTGCAGTGCGAGCTGACCCGTGTGCTGAGAGAACGAGACGTCTACAAGGCTCGTTACGAGAAACTCATCAGCTCAGccgaggccccgcccacccgaGCCAATAACCCGCCTTCCCCATCCCCAGACTACTTCCTGTGA
- the LOC143522412 gene encoding carbohydrate sulfotransferase 12-like, whose translation MMKTSRCSYLLFLLMSFSALLAFLWYSDIKDRFAFRFQYGTSLEGCLYNGQLQARFPSTHGQKCSGYGGISNTSGGPAGSDEVGAIYSAVPLYLEHRQYARKKLINDLCNNNGTIRFLKEKTLDDIPSDLLSNLVVDDRHGIIYCYVPKVACTQWKRVMIVLSESLKVNGTPYKNLSDIPTEIVHGDSLIYLKSHRDMKQKLRKYKKFTFVRNPFVRLISAYREKFNKPNKYFYKTFAVPILVKYGHMSPPASEEEAHAAGIHPSFPDFIHYLLDLPDDNAHAFQEHWRQTYHLCHPCQIKYDFVGKMETMQEDARHLLRVLEVDHMVSFPSGTSNRTEESWINTWFTSIPDELKRKLYKTYEADFKLFGYSLPENFFLNADPSQSTSQVRIND comes from the coding sequence ATGATGAAAACATCAAGGTGTTCCTACTTGTTGTTCCTTCTGATGTCTTTTTCAGCATTGCTTGCTTTTTTGTGGTATTCGGACATTAAGGATAGGTTTGCCTTCAGGTTTCAGTACGGTACCAGTCTAGAAGGGTGTTTGTACAACGGACAGCTTCAAGCAAGGTTTCCCTCTACCCACGGTCAAAAGTGCTCAGGCTATGGAGGTATCAGCAACACATCCGGTGGACCTGCGGGTTCAGATGAGGTGGGAGCTATATATTCAGCGGTTCCGCTGTATCTGGAACACAGACAGTATGCCAGAAAGAAGCTGATTAATGACCTGTGCAACAATAACGGTACTATACGTTTTTTAAAAGAAAAGACGCTTGACGACATTCCATCTGATCTACTGTCAAACCTCGTTGTGGATGACAGGCATGGGATCATATATTGCTACGTCCCGAAGGTCGCATGCACGCAGTGGAAACGCGTTATGATTGTCCTGAGCGAGAGTCTCAAGGTGAACGGCACTCCCTACAAAAACCTCTCTGATATTCCCACAGAAATCGTTCACGGCGACAGCCTAATTTATCTCAAGTCCCACAGAGACATGAAACAGAAGCTTCGGAAATATAAAAAGTTTACATTTGTCAGAAATCCTTTCGTCAGACTGATTTCTGCCTATCGCGAGAAATTCAATAAACCGAACAAGTACTTTTATAAGACGTTTGCAGTCCCCATTCTGGTTAAGTATGGACACATGTCTCCTCCGGCCAGCGAAGAGGAAGCTCACGCAGCCGGCATTCATCCATCATTCCCAGACTTCATCCACTACCTCCTAGATCTCCCAGACGATAACGCCCACGCCTTCCAAGAGCACTGGAGACAAACCTATCATCTGTGCCATCCGTGCCAAATTAAATATGATTTTGTTGGAAAGATGGAGACCATGCAGGAGGACGCGCGGCACTTGCTGCGCGTTCTCGAGGTCGACCACATGGTCAGCTTCCCCTCGGGCACCAGCAACAGGACGGAGGAGAGCTGGATAAACACCTGGTTCACCAGCATCCCCGACGAGCTGAAGAGGAAACTCTACAAAACATACGAGGCGGACTTTAAACTGTTTGGATACTCTCTGCCcgaaaacttttttttaaatgctgatCCTTCTCAAAGCACTTCTCAAGTAAGGATAAACGATTAA